From Oikeobacillus pervagus, one genomic window encodes:
- the yihA gene encoding ribosome biogenesis GTP-binding protein YihA/YsxC, whose product MKVNNAEIVISAVKPEQYPDDQLPEFALAGRSNVGKSSFINKMINRKSLARTSSKPGKTQTLNFYILEEALYFVDVPGYGYAKVSKKEREAWGKMIETYLTERKQLKAVLLIVDIRHEPTEDDILMYDFLKYYDIPCIVIATKVDKIPRGKWQKHLKRTKEILDFDPNDEIVLFSSETGEGKDQTWAIIEKYM is encoded by the coding sequence ATGAAAGTAAATAATGCAGAGATCGTCATAAGTGCTGTAAAGCCAGAGCAATATCCAGATGATCAGCTACCGGAATTTGCCTTGGCAGGGCGATCAAATGTAGGAAAATCATCTTTTATTAATAAAATGATCAATCGTAAAAGCCTGGCAAGGACCTCTTCAAAGCCAGGTAAAACACAAACTTTAAATTTTTATATTCTTGAAGAAGCCCTCTATTTCGTAGATGTTCCAGGGTATGGCTATGCAAAGGTTTCGAAAAAAGAACGTGAAGCATGGGGAAAAATGATTGAAACGTATTTAACCGAAAGAAAACAATTGAAAGCCGTACTGTTAATTGTGGACATCCGTCATGAACCGACGGAAGACGATATCTTAATGTATGATTTCTTGAAATATTATGATATCCCATGTATTGTGATTGCCACAAAAGTGGATAAAATTCCAAGGGGAAAATGGCAGAAACATTTAAAAAGGACGAAAGAAATATTAGATTTTGATCCGAATGATGAAATCGTCCTCTTTTCTTCTGAAACCGGAGAAGGAAAAGATCAGACTTGGGCCATCATCGAGAAATATATGTAA
- a CDS encoding LiaI-LiaF-like domain-containing protein, producing MKHKRIFPGIILIGFGFYFFLQKSNIQVFQDFFTWPTLLAIVGIAFLGQAYSERDDSSILPGVILTGFGVHFHLVNLLEQWPNDIGVFIFIIALGLLLQNRRNGSGLFPGLLFLILAIISLFYEKITEWFGLLENNAEMIWSLWPIMLVLVGAYLLFMKKK from the coding sequence ATGAAGCATAAGAGAATTTTCCCAGGAATCATCTTGATCGGATTCGGATTTTATTTCTTTTTGCAAAAATCTAATATTCAAGTATTTCAAGATTTCTTTACATGGCCAACTTTATTAGCAATCGTTGGAATAGCTTTTTTAGGACAGGCCTATTCCGAAAGAGATGATAGTTCGATTTTACCCGGAGTCATTCTAACAGGATTTGGTGTTCATTTTCACCTTGTGAATCTTTTAGAACAATGGCCTAATGATATTGGTGTATTTATTTTTATTATTGCCCTCGGATTACTCTTACAGAATAGAAGAAATGGGAGTGGTTTATTCCCAGGATTGTTATTCCTTATTTTAGCCATCATATCGTTGTTTTATGAAAAAATTACAGAATGGTTTGGCTTATTGGAAAATAATGCCGAGATGATTTGGAGTCTTTGGCCAATAATGCTCGTACTTGTTGGTGCTTATTTATTATTTATGAAAAAAAAGTGA
- the hemA gene encoding glutamyl-tRNA reductase gives MHIIVVGLNYKTAPVEIRERLSFNESDLGNAMKALNHKKSVLENVILSTCNRTELYAVVDQLHTGRYYVKDFLSEWFDIDKEEFSPYLYTYEQEGAIEHLFRVTCGINSMVLGETQILGQVRTSFLMAQEVETTGTVFNHLFKQAITVAKKGHSETEIGANAVSVSYAAVELAKKVFGQLKGKHVLVIGAGKMGELAIENLQGSGATNVTVINRTFEKAASLADRFSGEAKSLQELQCALVDADILISSTGSKEYVVTKELMSVVERMRKGKPLFLVDIAVPRDLDPAISEMDNVFLYDIDDLEGIVEANLAERQKAAEKIELMVEAEMVAFNEWLNMLGVVPVISALREKALSIQAETMKSIERKIPNLTERELKVLRKHTKSIINQMLKDPILQAKELAGEKNAEEKLDLFMKIFNIEENVKQQPKIKSAETTSKEVVVQPSY, from the coding sequence ATGCATATTATTGTTGTTGGATTAAACTATAAAACGGCCCCAGTTGAGATACGTGAACGGTTATCTTTCAATGAATCTGATTTAGGAAACGCGATGAAAGCGTTAAATCATAAAAAAAGTGTATTAGAGAACGTGATTCTATCAACATGTAACCGTACAGAATTATATGCCGTCGTTGATCAGCTCCATACAGGACGTTATTATGTTAAGGATTTCTTATCCGAATGGTTCGACATTGACAAAGAGGAATTTTCACCATATTTGTATACCTATGAACAAGAAGGGGCCATTGAACATCTATTTAGAGTGACATGTGGTATAAACTCCATGGTACTAGGAGAAACACAAATTTTAGGACAAGTTCGTACTAGTTTCTTGATGGCTCAAGAAGTGGAAACAACGGGTACAGTGTTCAACCATTTGTTTAAACAAGCGATTACTGTGGCGAAAAAAGGCCATTCTGAAACGGAAATCGGTGCTAATGCTGTTTCAGTAAGTTATGCTGCGGTAGAATTAGCAAAAAAAGTTTTCGGTCAATTAAAAGGAAAACATGTCCTCGTCATTGGGGCAGGTAAGATGGGCGAACTTGCCATCGAAAACTTGCAAGGTAGCGGTGCAACAAATGTAACCGTTATTAATCGTACATTCGAGAAAGCCGCTTCATTAGCTGACCGTTTTTCTGGAGAGGCGAAATCATTACAAGAACTGCAATGTGCTCTCGTAGATGCTGACATTTTAATTAGTTCAACGGGTTCAAAAGAATATGTGGTGACAAAGGAATTGATGTCCGTGGTGGAACGAATGAGAAAAGGAAAGCCTCTTTTCTTAGTAGATATTGCGGTACCACGTGATCTTGATCCCGCGATTAGCGAAATGGATAATGTGTTCCTATATGATATTGACGATTTAGAAGGCATTGTCGAAGCCAATTTAGCAGAACGCCAAAAAGCTGCTGAAAAAATTGAGTTGATGGTTGAAGCAGAAATGGTTGCTTTTAATGAGTGGTTAAATATGCTTGGAGTTGTTCCGGTGATTTCAGCTCTTCGGGAAAAGGCCTTGTCTATTCAGGCTGAAACGATGAAGAGTATCGAAAGAAAAATTCCAAACTTAACAGAACGTGAACTAAAAGTTTTAAGAAAACACACGAAAAGTATTATTAACCAAATGTTAAAAGATCCGATCTTGCAAGCGAAAGAATTAGCTGGGGAAAAAAATGCGGAAGAGAAGCTCGATCTTTTTATGAAAATCTTTAATATTGAAGAGAACGTGAAGCAGCAACCAAAAATAAAATCAGCTGAAACGACAAGCAAAGAAGTTGTTGTACAGCCTTCATATTAA
- a CDS encoding cytochrome C assembly family protein — protein sequence MFEQGMTRLHELMIVLYAASILFYFIDFLQQNRKANKIAFWLLAIVWILQTIFLFLYMFRTGRFPVLTIFEGFYFYAWVLITLSLSLNRLLRMDFTVFFTNILGFAFMAIHTFMPFQLQSETMAEKLVSELLLIHIVMAILSYGAFSLSFIFSMLYLLQYHLLKRKKWSQRLWRIGDLEKLEKMSYILNGIGVPILVLSLILGLQWKFIKLPNVTLYDPKILGSFILLIVYSVFLYLKVRKGMYGKNLAFINVLAFLIILINFFLLSRLSTFHFWYM from the coding sequence ATGTTTGAACAAGGAATGACAAGGCTGCATGAATTAATGATTGTTCTATACGCTGCAAGCATACTTTTTTATTTCATTGATTTTTTACAACAGAATCGGAAGGCGAATAAAATCGCCTTCTGGCTTTTAGCAATTGTTTGGATTCTTCAAACAATTTTTTTGTTTCTATATATGTTCAGAACAGGTAGATTTCCTGTATTAACTATTTTTGAAGGATTTTATTTTTATGCATGGGTTTTGATCACGCTCTCCTTAAGTCTAAATCGACTTCTAAGAATGGACTTTACCGTTTTCTTTACGAATATATTAGGGTTTGCTTTTATGGCTATTCATACATTTATGCCTTTTCAGCTTCAATCAGAAACAATGGCAGAAAAGCTAGTATCTGAATTGCTATTAATTCATATTGTGATGGCTATACTCTCTTATGGTGCTTTCTCTCTTTCTTTCATTTTTTCCATGCTCTATTTACTTCAATACCATCTGTTAAAAAGAAAAAAATGGAGCCAGCGTTTATGGAGGATAGGGGATTTGGAAAAGCTAGAGAAGATGTCCTATATCTTAAATGGAATAGGAGTACCCATCCTTGTCCTAAGTTTAATTTTGGGATTACAATGGAAGTTTATTAAGCTACCAAATGTTACACTATATGACCCAAAAATCCTTGGTTCATTCATTTTGTTAATTGTTTACAGTGTATTTTTATATTTGAAAGTCAGAAAAGGGATGTACGGAAAAAATCTTGCCTTTATTAATGTATTGGCATTTCTCATCATCCTAATTAATTTCTTTTTATTAAGTCGGTTGTCGACTTTTCATTTTTGGTATATGTAA
- the hemC gene encoding hydroxymethylbilane synthase has product MRKIIVGSRRSKLALTQTNWVIQQLKKLNPTYEFEVKEIVTKGDKILDVTLSKVGGKGLFVKEIEQAMLNKEIDMAVHSMKDMPAILPPGLTIGCIPEREDHRDALISKSQKTLSELPEGSIIGTSSLRRSSQILARRPDLEIKWIRGNIDTRLEKLKNEDYDAIILAAAGLKRMGWSQDVVTEFIDPDLCMPAVGQGALSIECREDDEELLQILAPFTCKSTEKTVKAERAFLHKMEGGCQVPIAGYAHLEGEDIVLTVLVASPDGKTVYKEMVKGTKPEEVGVRAAKQLSDLGAKVLIDQVKQELDS; this is encoded by the coding sequence ATGCGAAAAATCATTGTCGGTTCGAGAAGAAGTAAGCTTGCTCTTACTCAAACAAACTGGGTCATTCAACAATTAAAAAAATTGAATCCAACATATGAATTTGAAGTGAAGGAAATTGTCACAAAAGGGGATAAAATTTTAGATGTCACCCTTTCTAAAGTAGGAGGAAAAGGGCTATTTGTAAAAGAAATTGAACAAGCGATGTTAAATAAAGAAATTGATATGGCTGTACATAGTATGAAGGATATGCCTGCTATTTTACCGCCGGGATTAACAATCGGTTGTATTCCTGAAAGAGAAGATCATCGAGATGCCCTTATTTCAAAAAGTCAAAAGACGCTTTCTGAACTGCCTGAAGGCTCCATAATTGGGACTAGTAGTTTACGAAGAAGTTCGCAAATTTTAGCGAGAAGACCAGATTTGGAAATTAAATGGATTCGAGGAAATATTGACACTCGTCTTGAAAAGTTAAAAAATGAAGACTATGATGCGATTATTTTAGCAGCAGCAGGGTTAAAAAGAATGGGCTGGTCGCAAGATGTGGTAACGGAATTTATTGATCCTGATCTATGCATGCCAGCGGTTGGTCAAGGCGCTTTATCCATTGAGTGCCGTGAGGATGATGAGGAACTTCTTCAAATTTTAGCCCCATTTACATGCAAAAGTACGGAGAAAACAGTGAAAGCGGAACGGGCATTCCTTCACAAAATGGAAGGCGGCTGCCAAGTTCCGATTGCTGGTTATGCCCATCTTGAAGGAGAGGATATTGTTCTTACCGTTTTAGTGGCGTCGCCGGATGGAAAGACCGTTTATAAAGAGATGGTAAAAGGAACAAAACCAGAAGAAGTAGGAGTGCGTGCCGCAAAGCAATTAAGTGATTTGGGGGCGAAAGTCTTAATCGACCAAGTGAAGCAGGAGCTTGATTCTTAA
- a CDS encoding uroporphyrinogen-III synthase: MNSVQTLADKHILITRAKRQAKEFADKIEQLGGIPHTVSLIEFKPYLDPNKSLYVSEISSYDWIILTSINGVHAFFDELNKAGIQKDEIIAKFAVVGTKTNAVLKQYGFEAAFIPAKFTADDFVKAIEKGEFFAKKALIPKGNLARNIIAEKLKELGGTADEWIVYETYFPDEEKEHLLHLLQNEQLHMITFTSSSTVRHFMRVVKGLQLEQKLSGIVFACIGPVAKTTAISYGLSVEVCPEEYTIDGLLQEMCKYYEKEEQ; this comes from the coding sequence ATGAACTCAGTCCAAACTTTAGCTGACAAACATATTTTGATCACACGTGCGAAGCGACAAGCAAAGGAATTTGCTGATAAAATAGAACAGTTGGGTGGTATCCCTCATACTGTATCTTTGATCGAATTCAAACCTTATTTGGATCCGAACAAGTCATTATATGTGTCGGAAATTTCTTCATACGATTGGATTATCTTAACAAGTATCAACGGTGTTCATGCTTTTTTTGATGAATTAAACAAAGCAGGGATACAAAAAGATGAGATCATAGCTAAGTTTGCGGTAGTAGGGACAAAAACGAATGCAGTTCTAAAGCAATATGGATTTGAAGCGGCATTTATTCCAGCCAAATTCACAGCAGATGATTTTGTGAAGGCAATCGAAAAGGGTGAATTTTTTGCAAAGAAAGCCCTAATTCCAAAAGGAAATCTCGCGAGAAATATTATTGCCGAAAAACTAAAAGAGCTTGGTGGAACAGCCGATGAATGGATCGTGTATGAAACCTATTTTCCCGATGAAGAGAAGGAACATCTTCTTCATTTATTGCAAAACGAACAACTACATATGATCACTTTTACAAGCTCTTCAACAGTTCGCCATTTTATGCGCGTTGTAAAGGGCTTACAACTAGAGCAAAAGTTATCTGGTATTGTCTTCGCTTGTATAGGACCAGTGGCAAAAACAACGGCAATAAGCTATGGTCTGTCGGTTGAAGTTTGTCCCGAAGAATATACCATTGATGGATTATTACAAGAAATGTGCAAGTATTATGAGAAGGAGGAACAATGA
- the hemB gene encoding porphobilinogen synthase: MMDLQFTRHRRLRQTANMRALVRETFLRKEDLIYPIFVVEGENVRNEVSSMPGVFQLSIDQLKGEMDEVVSLGIKAVILFGVPKEKDATGTGAYHEHGIVQEGTRFIKEHYPEILVIADTCLCEYTDHGHCGVVDHGDVLNDPSLKLLAQTAVSQAKAGADIIAPSNMMDGFVAAIRAGLDEAGFEHIPIMSYAVKYASSFYGPFRDAADSTPQFGDRKTYQMDPANRREALREAQSDMEEGADFLIVKPALSYLDIIRDVRNQFNAPIVAYNVSGEYSMVKAAAINGWIDEEKLVMEKLTSMKRAGADLIITYHAKDAARWIEKSL; the protein is encoded by the coding sequence ATGATGGACTTACAATTTACACGACATCGTAGATTACGTCAAACAGCAAATATGCGGGCATTAGTTCGTGAAACTTTTTTAAGAAAAGAAGATCTCATTTATCCTATTTTTGTTGTCGAAGGGGAAAACGTTCGAAATGAAGTTTCCTCCATGCCTGGAGTTTTTCAATTATCCATTGATCAGCTAAAAGGTGAAATGGATGAGGTTGTTTCACTTGGAATTAAGGCTGTCATTTTATTCGGTGTTCCAAAAGAAAAAGATGCAACAGGGACAGGGGCTTATCATGAGCATGGGATTGTTCAAGAGGGAACCCGTTTTATAAAAGAACATTATCCTGAAATTCTTGTCATTGCCGATACTTGCCTTTGTGAATACACAGACCACGGTCACTGTGGTGTAGTGGATCATGGCGATGTTTTAAATGATCCGTCATTAAAACTATTAGCCCAAACTGCAGTTAGTCAAGCTAAAGCAGGTGCAGATATCATTGCCCCATCCAATATGATGGACGGTTTTGTCGCAGCGATTCGTGCCGGATTAGATGAGGCAGGATTTGAACATATTCCCATTATGTCCTACGCTGTGAAATATGCTTCAAGTTTCTATGGTCCGTTCCGTGATGCAGCAGACTCGACTCCACAATTCGGAGACCGGAAAACTTATCAGATGGATCCTGCGAATAGAAGAGAAGCATTACGCGAAGCCCAATCGGATATGGAAGAAGGAGCAGATTTTCTCATTGTGAAACCAGCACTTTCTTATTTGGATATCATTCGTGATGTTCGCAATCAATTTAATGCTCCAATAGTTGCCTATAATGTAAGTGGGGAATATTCCATGGTGAAAGCTGCTGCAATCAACGGTTGGATTGATGAAGAGAAACTCGTCATGGAAAAGTTAACAAGTATGAAACGAGCAGGGGCAGATTTAATTATTACATATCATGCAAAAGACGCTGCTCGTTGGATCGAGAAATCACTTTAA
- the hemL gene encoding glutamate-1-semialdehyde 2,1-aminomutase, which produces MRSYEKSKQAFQEALSLMPGGVNSPVRAFKSVDMDPIFMERGKGSKIYDIDGNEYIDYVLSWGPLILGHANERVVEALKKVAETGTSFGAPTLIENKLANLVKERVPSIEIIRMVSSGTEATMSALRLARGYTGRDKILKFEGCYHGHGDSLLIKAGSGVATLGLPDSPGVPDGLAKNTVTVPYNDLEGVRYAFEQYGEDIAGVIVEPVAGNMGVVPPQPGFLEGLRELTKQNGTLLIFDEVMTGFRVGYNCAQGYFGVTPDLTCLGKVIGGGLPVGAFGGRAEIMEKIAPSGPIYQAGTLSGNPMAMTAGYETLSQLTPESYKQFIQKADQLEAGLHEAALKYDIPHTINRAGSMIGIFFTNEQVINYEKARTSDLQLFANYYREMAHAGVFLPPSQFEGLFLSTTHNVEDIEKTIQAAERAFSIIKG; this is translated from the coding sequence ATGCGATCTTACGAGAAATCAAAACAAGCATTTCAAGAAGCCTTATCATTAATGCCTGGTGGTGTTAATAGTCCAGTTCGTGCATTTAAATCGGTTGATATGGACCCTATTTTTATGGAAAGAGGTAAAGGGTCGAAAATTTACGATATTGATGGAAATGAATATATTGACTATGTTCTTTCATGGGGACCTTTAATTTTAGGACATGCAAATGAACGAGTTGTTGAAGCGTTGAAGAAAGTGGCAGAAACAGGGACAAGTTTCGGTGCCCCTACATTAATTGAAAATAAATTAGCTAACTTAGTAAAAGAACGTGTTCCTTCCATTGAAATTATTCGGATGGTGTCATCTGGTACGGAAGCAACGATGAGTGCACTAAGATTAGCACGTGGATACACGGGAAGAGATAAAATTCTCAAGTTTGAGGGGTGTTATCATGGACATGGGGATTCCCTTCTAATTAAAGCAGGTTCTGGAGTGGCCACTCTCGGTCTTCCAGATAGTCCTGGTGTTCCTGATGGATTGGCTAAAAATACTGTTACAGTTCCTTACAATGATTTAGAAGGTGTTCGCTATGCTTTTGAACAATACGGTGAAGATATTGCCGGTGTGATTGTTGAACCAGTTGCAGGGAATATGGGAGTAGTTCCTCCACAACCTGGATTTTTAGAAGGACTGCGTGAGTTAACGAAACAAAATGGTACATTATTAATTTTTGATGAAGTTATGACAGGTTTCCGGGTTGGTTATAACTGTGCTCAAGGCTATTTTGGAGTTACACCGGATCTTACATGTTTAGGTAAAGTTATTGGTGGTGGTCTCCCAGTTGGTGCATTCGGAGGTCGTGCAGAAATAATGGAGAAAATTGCCCCAAGTGGTCCGATTTATCAAGCAGGCACATTATCTGGTAACCCAATGGCGATGACAGCTGGCTATGAGACCTTAAGCCAATTAACACCAGAATCTTATAAGCAGTTTATTCAAAAAGCGGATCAACTTGAAGCGGGATTACATGAAGCGGCGTTGAAATATGATATCCCACATACAATCAACCGCGCAGGTTCCATGATCGGGATTTTCTTTACAAATGAACAGGTTATTAATTATGAAAAAGCTAGAACTTCTGACTTGCAATTATTTGCGAATTATTACCGGGAAATGGCCCATGCAGGTGTATTTTTACCACCATCACAATTTGAAGGATTATTTTTATCCACAACACATAATGTTGAGGATATTGAAAAAACAATTCAAGCAGCTGAAAGAGCATTCAGCATCATTAAAGGTTAA
- a CDS encoding LysM peptidoglycan-binding domain-containing protein — MTNQDQSCLRFSLEESVWFQKGQEVDELISISLDPHITIEEQEQFIILRGVLELSGEYQPVGDGDLEDPHLSKVKYVQRVDWREDGECEFFHEFPIDVTIPKNRVQNIEEIDIFIDVFDYELPENACLRLNVDMSITGIYGEQQVEEDIENIVDTDEVEEVWDDFEEIEVVERVEQIEEDDEEDLDVFVEIDEDSESNTITPITEEEVEEGSQTFSAVARRRNVEIDNEEEEEKKIEVISRLHKIEKNQEEQVEIQEEVDEEIEENRLDQEMTIKFKSEDPTSREKQQVVDLSDQFVGNEKKAVRAEEDPIEEDLEAFDPTMEELTEEEYMESSSVEVIKNKKKGKKKKFESISLADFFARKEEESSSKLKVCIVQQGDTIDSLAERYAVSSHQIISENHLELTENLSEGQVLYIPATFKLKN, encoded by the coding sequence TTGACTAATCAAGACCAATCGTGCCTACGATTTTCATTAGAAGAGTCTGTTTGGTTTCAAAAAGGACAGGAAGTAGATGAGCTGATTTCGATTTCATTAGATCCTCATATTACAATCGAGGAACAGGAACAATTTATTATTCTTCGTGGGGTATTAGAACTTTCTGGTGAATATCAACCCGTTGGGGACGGGGACTTAGAGGATCCTCATCTATCGAAGGTGAAATATGTTCAAAGAGTGGATTGGCGGGAGGATGGGGAGTGTGAGTTTTTCCATGAGTTCCCAATCGATGTAACCATTCCGAAAAACCGGGTGCAAAATATTGAGGAAATTGATATTTTTATCGATGTATTCGACTATGAACTTCCAGAAAATGCGTGTTTACGATTAAATGTGGATATGTCGATTACAGGGATTTATGGGGAGCAACAAGTGGAAGAGGATATAGAAAATATAGTAGATACAGACGAAGTGGAAGAGGTTTGGGATGATTTTGAGGAAATAGAAGTTGTAGAACGTGTGGAACAAATAGAAGAGGATGATGAGGAAGATCTTGATGTATTTGTCGAGATTGATGAGGATAGCGAGTCCAACACAATCACTCCCATAACAGAAGAGGAAGTGGAGGAAGGCTCGCAAACTTTCAGTGCTGTTGCAAGAAGAAGGAATGTTGAGATCGATAATGAAGAAGAGGAAGAAAAAAAGATTGAAGTCATTTCACGGCTTCATAAAATAGAAAAAAATCAAGAGGAACAAGTAGAGATTCAAGAGGAAGTGGACGAAGAAATAGAGGAAAATAGGCTAGATCAGGAAATGACGATTAAATTTAAGTCAGAAGATCCTACTTCGAGAGAGAAGCAGCAGGTGGTAGATTTATCAGATCAATTCGTAGGAAATGAAAAAAAAGCAGTACGGGCGGAGGAAGATCCTATTGAAGAAGATCTAGAAGCTTTCGATCCAACTATGGAAGAACTTACCGAAGAGGAATATATGGAATCTTCCTCTGTAGAAGTCATTAAAAATAAGAAAAAAGGCAAAAAGAAAAAGTTTGAATCGATTTCCTTAGCAGACTTTTTTGCAAGAAAAGAAGAAGAGTCATCTTCCAAATTAAAAGTATGTATTGTTCAACAAGGAGATACAATTGATTCCTTGGCAGAGCGTTATGCTGTAAGTTCACATCAAATTATTAGCGAAAACCACTTAGAATTAACAGAAAACCTAAGTGAAGGGCAAGTATTATATATACCTGCCACATTCAAATTGAAAAATTAG